One genomic segment of Gossypium arboreum isolate Shixiya-1 chromosome 3, ASM2569848v2, whole genome shotgun sequence includes these proteins:
- the LOC108474544 gene encoding uncharacterized protein LOC108474544 isoform X1: MAALAPGILLKLLNGMNTGVKPTSEHRSSLLQVTDIVPADLDEKNLWPKHGFYIKVSDSSHSIYVSLPSDQDDFVLSNKMQLGQFIYVDRLEPGSPVPVVKGAKPLPGRHPLVGTPEPLMGLRRKGEKSEQKQESKLHRRGSWGKGVNGTDEISSPLVLKPVPLDFDQCTPVKERSNLVRTPMMSPMIRRVGKDGNVSGGIRCSFGGGLLAKMMDTKGESPALLRKSCAAPSSASKFPRSKSVIDREPRIPNSPLISAPLQEKKSSTPPPSLKRGRVAAAQQPESQLDNNSAIDNSKSPTMNLPGKLGILGKEAVQQRQTAQKIALQALRDVTATENLVRSLKMFSNLSKSAKPDAPAACFDQFLEFHAQIVQALSDIASVQAATGMSQTTKTEKKDKNAEDEPAILNEIGQNSMEQSKRRTALYKSIAGFPERSEQKRLLRSNSNPKVSSKLPTESCGGENDENKPVSSSLSNTIKLGKQIEAEAGSWFMNFLEKAVENGMKKGEGEGKKVPQSLVLKVINWVEVEQCDANKRPVHPKAAQIARKLRIKMKNP; encoded by the exons ATGGCGGCATTGGCACCTGGGATTTTGCTGAAATTACTCAATGGGATGAACACTGGGGTGAAGCCAACTAGTGAACATAGGAGTTCGCTTTTGCAGGTCACTGATATTGTGCCGGCTGATCTTGATGAGAAGAACCTTTGGCCTAAACATGGCTTTTACATCAAGGTCTCCGATTCTTCGCATTCCATTTACGTTAGTCTTCCTTCAGACCAAGATGATTTTGTTCTTAGCAACAAAATGCAACTTGGGCAGTTCATTTATGTTGATAGATTGGAGCCTGGCTCTCCTGTTCCTGTTGTTAAAGGTGCAAAGCCCCTCCCTGGAAGGCATCCTTTAGTTGGGACACCCGAGCCTTTAATGGGTTTAAGAAGAAAAGGGGAGAAAAGTGAGCAAAAACAAGAGTCTAAGCTACATAGAAGAGGTTCTTGGGGCAAGGGTGTTAATGGGACTGATGAGatctcttctcctttagttttaAAGCCGGTACCTTTAGATTTTGATCAATGTACTCCGGTGAAAGAGCGGTCTAATCTGGTGAGAACTCCGATGATGTCTCCGATGATAAGAAGGGTAGGGAAAGATGGAAATGTTAGTGGTGGTATAAGGTGCTCTTTTGGTGGGGGATTGTTGGCAAAAATGATGGATACAAAAGGAGAAAGTCCAGCTTTGCTTAGAAAAAGCTGTGCTGCACCTTCCTCGGCTTCAAAGTTTCCAAGGAGCAAAAGTGTCATCGACCGGGAGCCTAGAATCCCAAACAGTCCTCTCATCTCAGCT CCATTGCAGGAAAAGAAAAGTTCAACACCACCACCAAGTTTAAAGCGTGGAAGGGTGGCGGCTGCCCAACAACCAGAATCTCAGCTTGATAATAACTCAGCCATCGATAACAGCAAAAGTCCAACCATGAATTTGCCTGGGAAACTTGGCATTCTGGGCAAG GAAGCTGTTCAGCAACGACAAACAGCTCAGAAGATTGCTCTTCAAGCACTAAGAGATGTCACTGCCACAGAGAATCTAGTTCGCTCTCTCAA GATGTTTTCCAACTTAAGCAAATCAGCAAAACCAGATGCTCCAGCAGCATGCTTCGATCAGTTTCTGGAATTTCACGCCCAAATTGTGCAGGCCTTGAGCGATATAGCCTCCGTTCAAGCAGCTACTGGAATGTCACAAACCACAAAAACTGAAAAAAAGGATAAAAATGCTGAAGATGAGCCAGCAATCTTGAACGAAATTGGGCAGAATTCAATGGAGCAAAGCAAAAGGCGAACTGCATTGTACAAGTCAATTGCAGGGTTTCCGGAGAGAAGTGAACAAAAGAGGCTCCTGAGATCAAATTCCAACCCCAAAGTATCATCGAAGCTGCCGACTGAATCATGTGGCGGTGAGAACGATGAAAATAAACCGGTATCGAGTAGCTTAAGCAACACGATAAAACTGGGGAAGCAAATAGAAGCAGAAGCAGGGAGCTGGTTCATGAACTTCCTAGAAAAAGCAGTGGAGAATGGTATGAAGAAAGGGGAAGGGGAGGGGAAGAAAGTTCCACAGTCACTGGTATTAAAGGTAATTAATTGGGTAGAGGTGGAGCAGTGTGATGCCAACAAGCGACCGGTTCATCCAAAAGCAGCACAAATAGCTAGGAAGCTAAGGATTAAGATGAAAAACCCTTGA
- the LOC108474544 gene encoding uncharacterized protein LOC108474544 isoform X2, which produces MAALAPGILLKLLNGMNTGVKPTSEHRSSLLQVTDIVPADLDEKNLWPKHGFYIKVSDSSHSIYVSLPSDQDDFVLSNKMQLGQFIYVDRLEPGSPVPVVKGAKPLPGRHPLVGTPEPLMGLRRKGEKSEQKQESKLHRRGSWGKGVNGTDEISSPLVLKPVPLDFDQCTPVKERSNLVRTPMMSPMIRRVGKDGNVSGGIRCSFGGGLLAKMMDTKGESPALLRKSCAAPSSASKFPRSKSVIDREPRIPNSPLISAEKKSSTPPPSLKRGRVAAAQQPESQLDNNSAIDNSKSPTMNLPGKLGILGKEAVQQRQTAQKIALQALRDVTATENLVRSLKMFSNLSKSAKPDAPAACFDQFLEFHAQIVQALSDIASVQAATGMSQTTKTEKKDKNAEDEPAILNEIGQNSMEQSKRRTALYKSIAGFPERSEQKRLLRSNSNPKVSSKLPTESCGGENDENKPVSSSLSNTIKLGKQIEAEAGSWFMNFLEKAVENGMKKGEGEGKKVPQSLVLKVINWVEVEQCDANKRPVHPKAAQIARKLRIKMKNP; this is translated from the exons ATGGCGGCATTGGCACCTGGGATTTTGCTGAAATTACTCAATGGGATGAACACTGGGGTGAAGCCAACTAGTGAACATAGGAGTTCGCTTTTGCAGGTCACTGATATTGTGCCGGCTGATCTTGATGAGAAGAACCTTTGGCCTAAACATGGCTTTTACATCAAGGTCTCCGATTCTTCGCATTCCATTTACGTTAGTCTTCCTTCAGACCAAGATGATTTTGTTCTTAGCAACAAAATGCAACTTGGGCAGTTCATTTATGTTGATAGATTGGAGCCTGGCTCTCCTGTTCCTGTTGTTAAAGGTGCAAAGCCCCTCCCTGGAAGGCATCCTTTAGTTGGGACACCCGAGCCTTTAATGGGTTTAAGAAGAAAAGGGGAGAAAAGTGAGCAAAAACAAGAGTCTAAGCTACATAGAAGAGGTTCTTGGGGCAAGGGTGTTAATGGGACTGATGAGatctcttctcctttagttttaAAGCCGGTACCTTTAGATTTTGATCAATGTACTCCGGTGAAAGAGCGGTCTAATCTGGTGAGAACTCCGATGATGTCTCCGATGATAAGAAGGGTAGGGAAAGATGGAAATGTTAGTGGTGGTATAAGGTGCTCTTTTGGTGGGGGATTGTTGGCAAAAATGATGGATACAAAAGGAGAAAGTCCAGCTTTGCTTAGAAAAAGCTGTGCTGCACCTTCCTCGGCTTCAAAGTTTCCAAGGAGCAAAAGTGTCATCGACCGGGAGCCTAGAATCCCAAACAGTCCTCTCATCTCAGCT GAAAAGAAAAGTTCAACACCACCACCAAGTTTAAAGCGTGGAAGGGTGGCGGCTGCCCAACAACCAGAATCTCAGCTTGATAATAACTCAGCCATCGATAACAGCAAAAGTCCAACCATGAATTTGCCTGGGAAACTTGGCATTCTGGGCAAG GAAGCTGTTCAGCAACGACAAACAGCTCAGAAGATTGCTCTTCAAGCACTAAGAGATGTCACTGCCACAGAGAATCTAGTTCGCTCTCTCAA GATGTTTTCCAACTTAAGCAAATCAGCAAAACCAGATGCTCCAGCAGCATGCTTCGATCAGTTTCTGGAATTTCACGCCCAAATTGTGCAGGCCTTGAGCGATATAGCCTCCGTTCAAGCAGCTACTGGAATGTCACAAACCACAAAAACTGAAAAAAAGGATAAAAATGCTGAAGATGAGCCAGCAATCTTGAACGAAATTGGGCAGAATTCAATGGAGCAAAGCAAAAGGCGAACTGCATTGTACAAGTCAATTGCAGGGTTTCCGGAGAGAAGTGAACAAAAGAGGCTCCTGAGATCAAATTCCAACCCCAAAGTATCATCGAAGCTGCCGACTGAATCATGTGGCGGTGAGAACGATGAAAATAAACCGGTATCGAGTAGCTTAAGCAACACGATAAAACTGGGGAAGCAAATAGAAGCAGAAGCAGGGAGCTGGTTCATGAACTTCCTAGAAAAAGCAGTGGAGAATGGTATGAAGAAAGGGGAAGGGGAGGGGAAGAAAGTTCCACAGTCACTGGTATTAAAGGTAATTAATTGGGTAGAGGTGGAGCAGTGTGATGCCAACAAGCGACCGGTTCATCCAAAAGCAGCACAAATAGCTAGGAAGCTAAGGATTAAGATGAAAAACCCTTGA